A single window of Deltaproteobacteria bacterium DNA harbors:
- a CDS encoding hydrogenase maturation nickel metallochaperone HypA yields MHELSLLDDLLGKIEALVQEHQAQRVLALTLRIGCLAHISPEHLRHHFLLAAPGTVVEGARLEIKVLNDLTHPQAQEIVLEAVELDA; encoded by the coding sequence ATGCATGAGCTTTCCCTTTTAGATGATCTGCTGGGTAAGATCGAAGCCCTGGTTCAGGAACATCAGGCCCAAAGGGTGTTGGCCCTCACTCTTCGGATAGGCTGTCTGGCGCATATCTCACCGGAGCACCTGCGTCATCATTTTCTCCTGGCTGCGCCGGGAACAGTGGTGGAAGGGGCCCGCCTAGAGATCAAAGTGCTTAACGACCTCACTCATCCTCAGGCCCAGGAGATCGT
- a CDS encoding helix-turn-helix transcriptional regulator, with protein MATDRELARMFKVLAVTPRVRIIQSLKHRFLCVGVLAKMLGITLAAVSQHLQMLKEAGLVKAEKRGYFMHYQLNHETISPWKEDLEGFFTLPAELEPCNFTKPGGKPCVTVKPNVRNRKS; from the coding sequence ATGGCCACTGACCGAGAGTTGGCCCGGATGTTTAAGGTCTTAGCAGTTACGCCCCGGGTCAGGATCATCCAATCGCTTAAACACCGGTTTCTTTGCGTGGGGGTCCTGGCAAAGATGCTGGGGATAACCCTCGCCGCGGTGTCCCAGCACCTGCAGATGCTCAAGGAGGCTGGCCTGGTGAAGGCCGAAAAGCGCGGTTATTTCATGCATTATCAACTCAACCATGAAACAATCTCACCCTGGAAAGAGGATTTAGAGGGGTTCTTCACGCTCCCAGCCGAGTTAGAACCCTGCAATTTTACCAAACCAGGAGGTAAACCATGTGTAACTGTAAAACCGAATGTCAGAAACCGGAAGAGTTGA
- a CDS encoding sulfite exporter TauE/SafE family protein, with product MLFPVSGVEVNPLVPPLVALVVSTFTSMGGVSGAFLLLPFQVSVLNFTSPAVSPTNLVFNIVAIPSGVCHYIREGRMNWPMTWVVILGTLPGLWAGALIRVNWMVEPGRFKLFMGCVLLYIGLRLVYEQTSWAKRRKARITEFEARVKERLRKLLKEAGPSYGKALPPAARVKTRSWGLRRVEYEFLGETFSFNALVLFLLSLIVGLIGGTYGIGGGAIIAPFVVTIFGLPVYTVAGAALMGTFITSVFGVAVYYVLAPFYPGLGVAPDLTLGALFGLGGFCGMYVGARLQKFIPAPLIRIGLGLIISFLALRYVIGFFL from the coding sequence ATGCTCTTCCCGGTTTCGGGGGTTGAAGTCAATCCACTTGTTCCGCCCCTGGTAGCCTTGGTGGTTTCCACGTTCACCTCCATGGGAGGCGTCTCCGGAGCCTTCCTGCTGCTCCCCTTTCAGGTGAGTGTCTTGAATTTTACCAGCCCCGCGGTCAGCCCTACCAATCTGGTGTTTAACATCGTGGCCATTCCCAGCGGTGTCTGCCACTACATCCGGGAAGGCCGGATGAACTGGCCTATGACCTGGGTGGTGATCCTGGGAACCTTACCCGGACTCTGGGCCGGGGCCCTGATCCGGGTGAACTGGATGGTGGAGCCAGGTCGATTCAAGCTCTTTATGGGATGTGTGCTCCTTTACATCGGCTTGCGGTTAGTTTATGAACAGACCTCTTGGGCCAAGCGGCGGAAGGCCAGAATTACGGAGTTCGAGGCCCGAGTCAAGGAACGCCTCCGGAAGCTACTGAAGGAAGCCGGGCCATCCTACGGGAAAGCCCTGCCTCCCGCTGCCCGGGTAAAGACCCGGAGCTGGGGGCTAAGGAGGGTTGAGTATGAATTTCTGGGAGAAACCTTCTCTTTTAATGCGCTGGTTCTGTTTCTGCTGTCCCTGATAGTCGGTCTCATTGGCGGCACCTACGGCATCGGCGGCGGAGCTATTATCGCCCCTTTCGTGGTGACTATCTTCGGGCTGCCGGTCTATACCGTGGCCGGGGCCGCGCTGATGGGGACCTTCATCACTTCGGTGTTCGGGGTGGCCGTTTACTATGTTCTGGCCCCCTTTTACCCTGGCCTGGGGGTTGCTCCGGATTTAACTCTTGGGGCGCTCTTTGGCCTTGGTGGTTTCTGTGGCATGTACGTGGGAGCCAGACTTCAGAAATTTATCCCCGCCCCCCTCATCCGTATCGGCCTGGGCCTAATTATTTCTTTCCTGGCCCTACGCTATGTTATAGGATTTTTTCTGTAA